One region of Citrus sinensis cultivar Valencia sweet orange chromosome 6, DVS_A1.0, whole genome shotgun sequence genomic DNA includes:
- the LOC102610402 gene encoding uncharacterized protein LOC102610402 → MASSRKFFHAKPSYIYPTPVAETAITATDNNLFEFDEDDMYRPNESVNVNVHVEAAKKPIPSSRSSRKLAKKIEDRKIMPLTSASLPVNIPDWSKILKDEYREHSKRESDEDRGGGGGDDDEDKEEEYYGLVPPHEYLAMRRGASFSVHEGIGRTLKGRDLRRVRNAIWKKVGFED, encoded by the coding sequence ATGGCATCGTCAAGAAAATTCTTTCATGCAAAACCAAGCTACATATATCCGACCCCAGTAGCTGAAACCGCAATCACTGCTACCGATAACAATCTTTTTGAGTTTGATGAAGATGACATGTACAGACCCAATGAGTCTGTTAATGTCAATGTTCACGTGGAGGCTGCCAAGAAACCGATACCCAGTTCACGTTCATCAAGAAAGCTTGCGAAGAAGATCGAAGACCGGAAAATAATGCCCTTGACGTCGGCTTCATTGCCGGTGAACATACCGGACTGGTCAAAGATTTTGAAGGACGAGTATAGAGAGCATAGCAAGAGAGAGAGCGATGAAGACCGCGGCGGAGGCGGCGGCGATGACGATGAAGACAAGGAGGAAGAGTACTACGGGTTGGTTCCTCCTCATGAATATTTAGCCATGAGGAGGGGAGCTTCATTTTCTGTTCATGAAGGCATAGGGAGGACTTTGAAAGGAAGAGATCTGCGCCGGGTCAGAAATGCAATTTGGAAAAAAGTTGGCTTTgaggattaa